The genomic region TTATCACCATGCTGTTTAAAAAAATCCAGCTTTCCATGTAATATTGTGTGGAAGCTTCCACCTTTACTGCCATAGGAAAAAATCTCATCACCTTTGGAGACTTTGTGCAAAACGCCTTCATTCAATAGAAACTGAATAGAGACTTCTGATAAAGCGCCAAAAATAGAGCCTTCTTTCAAATGCGCTGGCGTTATGTCGTATTGTGTTTCTTTTACTTGGACGGTTTTCATTGTTCTCTCCGCCTTATTTGAGTTCTATTAATGCCATCGGCCAATTTTTCAGTTTCTGAATAGCCGAGAGACTTATATTAGTTTTAGGCTGATTTGAGCAAAAACAGTAGTAGTGTTTTGTATTCTATTTATATTTTTTGACTCTATCTGTAACAGTAAGTTCGCCTTTTTTAGGTAATAACTGTTTTCGCCCTTAAAGAGTCGAGCTAATCTGTGCGATAATGCGCGCATCAGCTTTGCTCTGACGATTAAGTCTACTAGAGCTCAATTATTTACCTCATGATAAACGGAAGAATACTTTGTTAACGACGGCCAACATCACCATGCAATTTGGTGCAAAACCTCTTTTTGAAAACGTCTCTGTCAAATTCGGAGAAGGAAAACGTTACGGTCTTATAGGCGCGAATGGATGTGGTAAATCCACATTTATGAAAATTCTAGGTGGCGATTTGGAACCAAGTTCTGGCAACGTTTCAAAAGACCCTAATGAGCGTCTTGGTAAATTGAAACAAGATCAATTTGCTTACGAAGAATATTCTGTAATTGATACCGTTATCATGGGTCACACAGAACTTTGGGCGATTAAGTCTGAAAAAGATGCTATTTACGCTAATCCAGAAATGACGGAAGCCGATGGCTTGCGTGCAGGTGATCTAGAAGCAGAATTTGCTGAAATGGATGGTTATACCTCTGATGCACGTGCCGGAGAATTGTTGCTAGGTGTTGGTATTCCTACTGAGCAGCATTATGGCTTGATGAGCGAAGTAGCTCCAGGTTTAAAGCTTCGAGTTTTGCTAGCCCAAGCTTTGTTCTCTGATCCGGAAATTCTCTTACTTGACGAACCAACCAACAACTTGGATATTAATACAATCCGCTGGTTGGAAGGTGTTTTGGTAGAGCGTAATTGCACCATGATCATCATTTCCCATGACCGTCATTTCTTGAACTCTGTTTGTACGAATATGGCAGATTTGGATTACGGTGAGTTACGTTTGTTCTCTGGTAATTATGATGAGTACATGACAGCGGCGACTCAAGCTCGCGAGCGTTTGTTGTCTGACAATGCTAAGAAGAAAGCACAAATTAACGAATTGAAATCATTCGTTAGTCGGTTCTCTGCCAACGCTTCTAAGTCAAAACAAGCGACTTCTCGTGCTAAACAGATTGATAAGATCCAACTAGAAGAAGTAAAGCCTTCCAGTCGTCAGAATCCATTCATTCGTTTCGAGCAAGAAAAGAAACTGCATCGTATGGCTGTGCAAATTGAAAACGTTGCCAAATCATATGATGAAGAGTTGTTCAGTGGCTTGAATATGATGCTTGAAGTTGGTGAGCGTGTAGCTGTTATCGGGCCAAACGGTATTGGTAAAACGACTTTGCTGAAGTGTTTGGTGGGTGATACTGACTTAACCAAAGGTGAAGTGAAATGGTCTGAAAATGCAAATATTGGTTACTATGCACAGGATCATGCTCACGAATTTGAAAAAGACGTCGATCTAATTGAATGGATGGGGCAGTGGGGACAAGAAGGCGATGATGAACAAGTAATTCGCGGTACTTTAGGTCGTCTTTTGTTCTCTCAGAATGACATCAAGAAATCTGTGAAGGTACTTTCTGGTGGTGAGCAAGGTCGTATGTTGTTTGGTAAGTTGATGCTGCAAAAACCTAACGTTCTTGTTATGGATGAGCCAACTAACCACATGGATATGGAATCCATTGAATCATTGAACTTGGCTCTTGAAAACTATCCAGGTACTTTGATTTTCGTCAGTCATGACCGTGAATTTGTATCGTCTTTGGCGACTCGCAT from Marinomonas rhizomae harbors:
- a CDS encoding ABC-F family ATPase, which codes for MLTTANITMQFGAKPLFENVSVKFGEGKRYGLIGANGCGKSTFMKILGGDLEPSSGNVSKDPNERLGKLKQDQFAYEEYSVIDTVIMGHTELWAIKSEKDAIYANPEMTEADGLRAGDLEAEFAEMDGYTSDARAGELLLGVGIPTEQHYGLMSEVAPGLKLRVLLAQALFSDPEILLLDEPTNNLDINTIRWLEGVLVERNCTMIIISHDRHFLNSVCTNMADLDYGELRLFSGNYDEYMTAATQARERLLSDNAKKKAQINELKSFVSRFSANASKSKQATSRAKQIDKIQLEEVKPSSRQNPFIRFEQEKKLHRMAVQIENVAKSYDEELFSGLNMMLEVGERVAVIGPNGIGKTTLLKCLVGDTDLTKGEVKWSENANIGYYAQDHAHEFEKDVDLIEWMGQWGQEGDDEQVIRGTLGRLLFSQNDIKKSVKVLSGGEQGRMLFGKLMLQKPNVLVMDEPTNHMDMESIESLNLALENYPGTLIFVSHDREFVSSLATRIVEVTSEGIVDFHGTYDEYLAKLEA